CGTGCCGTACGACACGTTCTTGTCCTGCCAGGCCTTCAGTCCGTCCGCGATGGACGTCTTGTTCAGGTAGGCCTTGCCGACGGTGTCGGCGTAGATGCTGTTGGCGTACGACTGCCACGGCAGGTACTGCCATCCGGTGCCCACCGACTTGGTCGCGTCGACGAGAACCTGGTTAATGGCCTGGCCACCGAAGTAGTCCGAGGTCTTGTTCAGGAAGTCAGACGACTCGAGGTCCTTCGTCGTCGCGGGGAAGCCGCCCGACTTCAGGAAGACGTCGATCGAATCCTGCGAGTTGTTCAGCCACTTGAGGAAGCCGGCCGCGAGAGCCTGGTTCTTCGAGCCCTTCATGACGACCTCGGACGATCCGCCGTTCTCGGCCGTGGCCGGGGTGCCGTCGTAGGTCGGCATGGGCGCGACAGCCCACTTGCCCTTGCCGCCGGGGACGTTGGCCTCGAGAACACCCGGCATCCAGGCGCCGATCGGCAGCGAGGCGATCGTGCCGTCACCGAGAGCCTGGAACCACTGGTCGCTCCAGCCGGGGATGTTGCCGAGCGAGCCGCTGGCGAGCAGCTTGTCCCAGACAGCGGTCCACTTCTTCGCGCCCGCGTCGTTCAGGTCGATCGTGACATTCTCGCCATCGGTCTTGAACGGGCGGCCGCCGGCCTGCCAGATCATCGAGGTGCCGAAGCCGGCGTCGGTGCCCTGGTCGTTCGTGATGAACTTCGTCGGGTCTGCCGCGTGCAGCTTCTCACCCGCCGCGACGAACTCGTCCCACGTCTTCGGCACGGTCAGACCGAACTTGTCGAAGACCTCCTTGTTGTAGAACAGGGCCATGGGGCCCGAGTCCTGCGGAAGGCCCCAGATGCCACCGTTCTGCGACACCGCACCCCACGTGGATGCCGTGTAGTCGTCCTTGAGGTCGCCGAAGCCGTACGCGCTGAGGTCCAGGAGCGAACCGGCCAGCTGGAACTGCGGGAGCGACTGGTACTCGATCTGGACGACGTCGGGGATGCCCGAGCCGGCCGAGATCGCGTTCTGCAGCTTGGTGTTGTTGTCGTTCGCGCCACCGGTGTTGACGAGGTTGACCTTGACGTTCGGGTAGGCCTTCTCGAACGCGGCGACCTGATCCTTGGCGGAAGGGGTCCACGTCCAGTAGGTGATCTCGCCGCCGGCCTTCAGGGCCTCGTCGATCGACGACGCGCTGCCGCCCGAGCTCGAGCCGCCGTTGCCGCCGGCGCACGCCGCGAGGCCGCCGCCGATCAGGAGCGCGGTGGCTCCGATCGCGACCACACGCGCGATCTTCTTGGTGCTTGTCATGCTGTGTCCTTCCGCTTCTTTGTCGGATATGGGTGGGTGGGTGGGTATGGGACGCCGCGCAGTGACACCCCTGTCACTGCTTGACGCTTCCCGCGCTCAGGCCGGACTGCCAGTAGCGCTGGAGGAGGAGGAAGGCGATGACGATCGGAACGATCGTGAGGAGCGACCCGGTGATGACCAGGTTGAAGATCGGCTGCGAGCTGACGCCGACGGCTTGGAGGTTCCACTGCTGCAGACCGATGGTCAGCGGGAACAGGTTGGGGTCGTTGAGCATGATGAGGGGCAGGAAGTAGTTGTTCCAGGTCGCCACGATCGCGAAGAGGGCCACGGTGACGACGCCGGGCGCCAACAGACGCAGTGAGATCGTGAAGAACGTCCGGAACTCACCCGATCCGTCCACGCGGGCTGCTTCGAGCAGTTCGGTGGGCACGGAGTCGACCGCGTAGACCCAGATCAGGTACAGACCGAAGGGCGAGATCAGGGACGGGATGATGATCGCCCACATCGTGTTCGTGAGGCCGAGCTGGCTGAACATGAGGAACGTGGGCACGGCGAGGGCCGTTCCCGGCACCGCGATGGCACCGAGGATCACGGCGAAGACGGCGCGCTTGCCGGGGAAGTTGTACTTCGCGAGGCCGTAGCCGGCCAGCGTCGCCAGCAGCGTCGCACCCCCGGCTCCGATCACGACGTAGATCAGCGTATTCAGGAACCACCGCAGGAAGATGCCGTCGTTGTAGGTGAGGACCTGGCCGATGTTGTCGAACAGGGCGAAGGGCCCCGAGAACCACAGGCCGAACGATCCGATGAGCGACTGCTGCGTCTTGGTCGAGCTGATCACGAGCCACAGCAGCGGCAGGAAGGAGTAGATCAGGAACAGCGACATGATGATCGTCAGCAGGGGCGACTTGCGCGGCCCCTTCTCGCCGATCTCGGAGCGCCGACGGCGACGGGGACGACCGGTCATGGTGCCGGTGTGGTCGAGGGGCAGGCCGGCCATCAGCGGTTCTCCTTACGGGTGCCGCGCAGCTGGACGACGTAGGCGATGACGGCGGTGATGACGCCCATGATGATCGCGATGGTGGCGGCGTAGTTGACCTGCTGGCCGATGAAGCTCAGGTTGTAGGCGTACATGTTCGGGGTGAAGTACGTCGTGAGCAGGTTCGGGACCAGCGTCTTGAGGATGTTGGGTTCGTTGAACAGCTGGAAGCTGCCGATGATCGAGAAGATCGTCGCGATCACCAGCGCACCGCGCAGGGCAGGCAGCTTGATCGCGCGGATGATGCGGAACTGACCGGCGCCGTCCAGCGCCGCCGCCTCGTAGAGGTCCTCGGGGATGGTGCGCAGTGCCGAGTAGAAGATCAGCATGTTGTAGCCGATGAACTCCCACGTGATGATGTTGCCGATCGCCAGCAGGATCCACTGCTGGGTGAACGGGGTCACGAGGTCGAAGCCGACGAGCTGGTTGATGTTGCCCGCCAGCCCCAGACGGTCGGAGTACATGAAGCCCCACATGAGCACCGCGACGACGCCGGGCACCGCGTAGGGCAGGAAGATGCCGATGCGGAAGAAGGAGCTGCCGGCCAGGCGGCGCGAGTCCAGGGCGAGGGCGGCGATGAGCGCCAGCAGCAGCATGATCGGCACCTGGATGACGAGCACGAGGAAGACGTTTGCGAACCCCGCCCAGAACTGGGGGTCGGAGAACGCCTGCAGGTAGTTGTCGGCACCGACGAAGGACGTGCCGCCGATCAGCTTCGTGCGAAAGACGCTGAGATAGATCGAGTAGGCCAGCGGCGCGAGGAACGTCACGGCGAACACGATCAGGAAGGGCAGGACGAACCAGAACCCCGCCCATTGGCGGTCGGTCCGACGCACGCGGCGTCGAGCCGGTGCGGGTGCGGTGAGTGCGGACATCTTCGTCAGAGCCTTCTGTGGGACGGGGCCATGTTTACGTCAACATGGCGAGGTCGAGAGTAGCATGTTGACGTCAACATGTGTCAAGAGTTCCGGATCGACGCTCAAGGGAGAACGCGGATGAACGGCTCAGCGGAACGCGCGCGCAGCGCCTCGCTGCAAGATGTCGCGCGGCGCGCGGGGGTCTCCGGACAGACCGTGTCACGAGTCGCTAACAATTCCGAACGAGTCGCGGATGCGACCCGCCACCGTGTGCTCGCCGCGATGAACGAGCTGGGCTATCGCCCCAACGTCGCGGCACGCGCCCTGCGCCGCGGCGCCTTCGGCTCCATCGGGGTCGTGGTCTTCAGCCTCGACTCGCTCGGCAACATCGGCACGATCGGCGGCATCCTCACCGCCGCAGCCGCCCGCGGCTACGCCATCGAGCTCATCCAGGCCCAGCCGGCCCTCGCCGCCGGCGACGCCGTGGCCTCGGCGGTGTCACGCCTGGACCAGGACGCCGTCGACGGCATCATCGTCGTGATCGAGTCGCATCTGATGTCCTCGGCATCGGTCGGCTTTCCCGCGGGCATGCCGAGCGTGCTCATCCAGTCCGGCGCCGGCGACGAGCACCCCTCCGTGACCGCCGACCAGGACCAGGGCAGCCGCCTCGCCGTCGAGCACCTGCTCTCGCTGGGCCACGAGACGGTCTGGCACATCGCCGGACCCCCCGCTTCGCGTGCCGCCGAGCTGCGTCGACGGGCGTGGCAGTCGACGCTGGAGGCGGCGGGCAGGGCGGTGCCGCACGTCCACGTGG
The sequence above is a segment of the Microbacterium sp. PM5 genome. Coding sequences within it:
- a CDS encoding LacI family DNA-binding transcriptional regulator, with amino-acid sequence MNGSAERARSASLQDVARRAGVSGQTVSRVANNSERVADATRHRVLAAMNELGYRPNVAARALRRGAFGSIGVVVFSLDSLGNIGTIGGILTAAAARGYAIELIQAQPALAAGDAVASAVSRLDQDAVDGIIVVIESHLMSSASVGFPAGMPSVLIQSGAGDEHPSVTADQDQGSRLAVEHLLSLGHETVWHIAGPPASRAAELRRRAWQSTLEAAGRAVPHVHVGDWTAESGYRIGRLLAAQPELTALFAANDQMALGAMRAFHERGRAVPAEVSVVGFDDMAEAAYFWPPLTTVRQDFGTAGSLAVSLVVDQIEGRPVAGGVHHVSTALVTRASTAPHPRCPTKDDRS
- a CDS encoding sugar ABC transporter permease encodes the protein MSALTAPAPARRRVRRTDRQWAGFWFVLPFLIVFAVTFLAPLAYSIYLSVFRTKLIGGTSFVGADNYLQAFSDPQFWAGFANVFLVLVIQVPIMLLLALIAALALDSRRLAGSSFFRIGIFLPYAVPGVVAVLMWGFMYSDRLGLAGNINQLVGFDLVTPFTQQWILLAIGNIITWEFIGYNMLIFYSALRTIPEDLYEAAALDGAGQFRIIRAIKLPALRGALVIATIFSIIGSFQLFNEPNILKTLVPNLLTTYFTPNMYAYNLSFIGQQVNYAATIAIIMGVITAVIAYVVQLRGTRKENR
- a CDS encoding carbohydrate ABC transporter permease, whose protein sequence is MTGRPRRRRRSEIGEKGPRKSPLLTIIMSLFLIYSFLPLLWLVISSTKTQQSLIGSFGLWFSGPFALFDNIGQVLTYNDGIFLRWFLNTLIYVVIGAGGATLLATLAGYGLAKYNFPGKRAVFAVILGAIAVPGTALAVPTFLMFSQLGLTNTMWAIIIPSLISPFGLYLIWVYAVDSVPTELLEAARVDGSGEFRTFFTISLRLLAPGVVTVALFAIVATWNNYFLPLIMLNDPNLFPLTIGLQQWNLQAVGVSSQPIFNLVITGSLLTIVPIVIAFLLLQRYWQSGLSAGSVKQ
- a CDS encoding sugar ABC transporter substrate-binding protein → MTSTKKIARVVAIGATALLIGGGLAACAGGNGGSSSGGSASSIDEALKAGGEITYWTWTPSAKDQVAAFEKAYPNVKVNLVNTGGANDNNTKLQNAISAGSGIPDVVQIEYQSLPQFQLAGSLLDLSAYGFGDLKDDYTASTWGAVSQNGGIWGLPQDSGPMALFYNKEVFDKFGLTVPKTWDEFVAAGEKLHAADPTKFITNDQGTDAGFGTSMIWQAGGRPFKTDGENVTIDLNDAGAKKWTAVWDKLLASGSLGNIPGWSDQWFQALGDGTIASLPIGAWMPGVLEANVPGGKGKWAVAPMPTYDGTPATAENGGSSEVVMKGSKNQALAAGFLKWLNNSQDSIDVFLKSGGFPATTKDLESSDFLNKTSDYFGGQAINQVLVDATKSVGTGWQYLPWQSYANSIYADTVGKAYLNKTSIADGLKAWQDKNVSYGTDQGFSVNK